In a single window of the Luteolibacter sp. Y139 genome:
- a CDS encoding AAA family ATPase, translated as MKFISIDLPALPDVNLGPIRMNNLGQVVVIAGRNGAGKSRLLNTITIATKKLLKITPIEQRIQSFTDALAQNRNPARHKDFFDALIKAQAELKYRRQFELSEDRSPVIVPFVPTQIGLTDPSQLAKGDILTQSKKVELPGIAHLSRGCFSKIQNVQDRYWEATHPATTISGDEVTAAKEEFGRLNLIVRQFLNTEITRSVNGEACLFGLPLGSTNLSAGQSVIVQLCIAIHAQGARLNDLIIFMDEPENHLHPAALLDMIEAVQSHIGNGQLWIATHSVPLLASVDASSIWWMEGNTIGKAGSTPEKVLTGLLGEEKRREQLASFLDLPFALASNRYAAECLVPPITVDHREDDPQTNQIREMFDRLRQTRGSLRILDFGAGKGRLASELAESWTEEVRRSIDYVAFDPSASDASECRSAISRLCGDAEGRLFHDATELRARFDAGSFDVVVMCNVLHEIHPSDWNGLFGEEGKVTKVLRPDGFLLLVEVQQLPYGEKAHQHGFIVLDTAQLKVLFAVTEQDNQEFIVDSRRDGWLKAHLIGRQLLTRYSAANRNAAFRDLTSTARDRIRDLRAGAGDYRQGRLHGFWLQQFANSQLALDE; from the coding sequence ATGAAATTCATATCTATCGACTTGCCTGCCTTACCAGATGTAAATCTCGGCCCCATCAGGATGAACAATCTTGGGCAGGTCGTGGTGATCGCTGGTCGCAACGGCGCAGGCAAATCGCGGCTCCTTAACACGATCACGATTGCGACCAAGAAATTGCTCAAAATCACGCCCATTGAACAGCGCATCCAAAGTTTTACCGATGCATTGGCGCAGAATCGAAACCCTGCCCGCCATAAGGACTTCTTTGATGCCCTTATCAAGGCTCAAGCCGAACTCAAGTACCGACGCCAATTCGAGCTGAGCGAAGACAGAAGCCCGGTAATAGTTCCTTTCGTACCCACACAAATTGGTCTCACTGATCCGAGCCAACTTGCGAAGGGAGACATCCTGACCCAATCAAAGAAGGTAGAACTACCTGGCATAGCTCACCTTTCGCGTGGGTGCTTCTCCAAAATCCAAAACGTTCAGGATCGATATTGGGAGGCAACCCACCCTGCCACCACGATATCGGGCGATGAAGTTACGGCAGCCAAAGAGGAATTTGGACGCCTCAATCTGATCGTGAGGCAATTCCTAAATACCGAAATCACTAGGTCAGTGAACGGTGAAGCCTGCCTGTTTGGACTTCCCTTGGGCAGCACCAATCTATCGGCAGGGCAATCAGTAATCGTACAGCTCTGCATTGCGATCCACGCGCAGGGAGCAAGATTGAACGATCTGATCATCTTCATGGACGAGCCGGAAAACCACCTTCATCCGGCCGCGTTGCTGGATATGATTGAGGCAGTACAATCACATATTGGAAACGGCCAACTCTGGATTGCGACCCATTCCGTACCGCTTCTCGCATCTGTCGATGCGTCTTCAATCTGGTGGATGGAGGGCAACACAATCGGCAAGGCAGGCAGCACCCCCGAAAAAGTTCTCACTGGACTGCTGGGTGAGGAGAAGAGGCGAGAGCAATTGGCCTCCTTCCTCGACCTTCCCTTCGCACTCGCGAGCAATCGCTATGCTGCTGAATGCCTGGTCCCTCCGATCACGGTCGATCACAGGGAAGACGACCCGCAGACCAATCAGATTCGCGAAATGTTCGACCGCCTACGACAGACACGTGGCTCACTTCGCATTTTGGATTTTGGGGCCGGAAAAGGGCGCCTTGCATCCGAGCTTGCTGAAAGCTGGACTGAGGAGGTCCGACGCTCGATTGACTACGTAGCTTTCGATCCCTCCGCAAGCGATGCCAGTGAATGTAGATCCGCTATTTCGAGGCTCTGCGGAGACGCCGAGGGTCGCCTATTCCACGATGCGACGGAACTCAGAGCCCGGTTCGACGCTGGATCATTCGACGTCGTGGTGATGTGCAACGTCCTCCACGAGATCCACCCCTCGGATTGGAACGGGCTTTTTGGAGAGGAAGGCAAGGTTACAAAAGTCCTGCGCCCCGACGGGTTCCTTTTACTGGTGGAGGTGCAACAGCTTCCTTACGGCGAGAAAGCTCACCAGCATGGATTCATCGTTCTTGATACAGCGCAACTGAAGGTGTTATTTGCGGTGACCGAACAGGACAATCAGGAGTTCATTGTCGATTCTCGGCGAGACGGGTGGTTGAAGGCTCATCTCATCGGCAGGCAGCTCCTCACTCGATATAGTGCCGCGAACAGAAACGCGGCGTTTCGAGACCTAACCTCAACCGCTCGCGACCGAATCCGTGATCTGCGAGCCGGAGCGGGAGACTATCGCCAAGGCAGGCTTCACGGCTTCTGGCTTCAGCAGTTTGCCAATTCTCAGCTCGCACTTGATGAATGA
- a CDS encoding family 43 glycosylhydrolase, giving the protein MSEIPDAMEPNVAARPFAMIVAAVFAVLSTSLAGGAQEVEANAKHGLRADFYSSSESKPFDRLRKITTHSGIAFADLVPELRQVVGTSDSTAIRWVGQIAAPGSADYTFHLTGDNGFRLWIDGRLIIDHWLPDWDKEQSSAPVHLDAGSKHEIKVEYFNVGGGASLRLSWSTPDTPKETVPAVCFYLPERFYTVADLRFYVDDVVALQRNATVGKAIGSYPQAAMDALTLAIDKAKALQSDERVASAGIGEQIDALKTARDAFKRSVVKEPYDGVGTGNPVLPGYWADPTVYYDAPSNAFYCFATVDGVDAGWQHDPHYAVSKDLVNWKIVPIDLPKVWPLPVAGKPRALWAPSIVRSTKNDRYYLTYFIEGSTYIASADSPMGPWKNATTGTTAETCRLSDGFDAQLFIDSDGEMYLSHAASEFKLSHLNVAADGMVSVDNGHPQATEGDAYKFKTIHRIRVFGEGTALLKHGEKYYLFYAEFGSQNYCVKYATAPSVWGPYTEQPGFVMERDAVRDILGPGHVSLFEYGGDTYIGYHRQHFPFVDSKRQTCVNRITFTGDSVGLDVQNHSGMRAGNGALEQLVAKALGEREANLALGKVAIASSVSDYKGGEFADEPFAPIPGFYKAGFAVDDNWGTRWMAGTDQATPSSLIVDLGADTEIGRTETVFEHVRKVYRYKIESLSQADAADVNAASKSDRWAIYADRSNNAQKQSPVVDSKRVSARYLRITILSADLPTARESTSPGRTDYLDRVSVVEFGVFAKP; this is encoded by the coding sequence ATGAGCGAGATTCCCGATGCCATGGAGCCGAATGTCGCGGCTCGTCCGTTTGCCATGATCGTCGCCGCGGTATTCGCGGTGCTGTCGACTTCTCTCGCTGGCGGTGCGCAGGAGGTGGAGGCGAATGCGAAGCATGGGCTGCGTGCGGATTTCTACAGTAGCTCGGAGAGCAAGCCATTCGACCGGCTGCGCAAGATCACGACCCATAGCGGCATCGCTTTCGCGGATCTGGTGCCGGAGTTGCGGCAGGTGGTGGGGACGTCGGATTCGACGGCGATCCGATGGGTCGGACAGATCGCTGCGCCGGGCAGTGCCGACTACACCTTTCATCTGACGGGCGATAACGGTTTCCGCCTTTGGATCGACGGGCGCTTGATCATCGATCACTGGCTGCCGGATTGGGACAAGGAGCAAAGCAGTGCGCCGGTGCATCTCGACGCGGGATCGAAGCACGAGATCAAGGTGGAGTATTTCAATGTCGGTGGTGGGGCGAGCTTGAGGCTGTCGTGGTCGACGCCGGATACGCCGAAGGAGACTGTGCCTGCGGTGTGCTTCTACCTGCCGGAGCGTTTTTACACGGTCGCTGATCTCAGGTTTTATGTGGATGATGTTGTCGCCCTTCAGCGCAACGCGACGGTGGGCAAGGCGATCGGGTCGTATCCGCAGGCGGCGATGGATGCGCTCACGCTCGCGATCGACAAGGCGAAGGCGCTCCAGTCAGACGAGCGCGTGGCCTCCGCGGGGATCGGCGAGCAGATCGATGCTCTGAAGACGGCGCGCGATGCCTTCAAGCGATCCGTGGTCAAGGAACCCTACGATGGGGTCGGCACCGGCAACCCGGTCTTGCCCGGCTATTGGGCGGATCCGACGGTGTATTACGACGCGCCATCCAACGCCTTCTATTGCTTCGCGACGGTCGATGGGGTGGATGCCGGTTGGCAGCATGATCCGCACTATGCGGTGTCGAAGGATCTGGTGAATTGGAAGATCGTGCCGATCGACTTGCCAAAGGTCTGGCCGCTGCCGGTCGCGGGGAAGCCACGTGCGCTGTGGGCGCCGAGCATTGTGCGGAGCACGAAGAATGACCGCTACTACCTGACCTACTTCATCGAGGGCAGCACCTACATCGCCTCGGCGGATAGCCCGATGGGGCCGTGGAAGAACGCGACCACCGGAACGACGGCGGAGACTTGCCGGCTGAGCGACGGCTTCGATGCGCAGCTGTTCATCGACTCGGATGGCGAGATGTATCTGAGTCACGCTGCCTCCGAGTTCAAGCTGTCCCACTTGAACGTGGCGGCGGATGGCATGGTCTCGGTCGACAATGGCCACCCGCAGGCGACGGAAGGCGACGCCTACAAGTTCAAGACGATTCACCGGATCCGGGTGTTCGGCGAGGGGACGGCCTTGTTGAAGCACGGGGAGAAGTACTACCTCTTCTACGCCGAGTTCGGCAGCCAGAACTATTGCGTGAAGTATGCCACCGCGCCGTCCGTCTGGGGGCCTTACACGGAGCAGCCGGGATTCGTGATGGAGCGCGATGCGGTCCGCGACATCCTGGGGCCGGGTCACGTGAGTCTATTCGAGTATGGAGGCGATACCTATATCGGCTACCATCGCCAGCACTTCCCATTCGTGGATTCGAAGCGGCAGACCTGCGTCAATCGGATCACCTTCACGGGAGATTCGGTCGGCTTGGATGTGCAGAACCATTCCGGCATGCGGGCGGGGAATGGGGCGCTGGAGCAGCTGGTCGCCAAGGCGCTTGGGGAACGTGAGGCGAATTTGGCGCTTGGGAAGGTGGCCATTGCTTCGAGCGTGTCCGACTACAAGGGCGGGGAGTTTGCCGATGAGCCGTTCGCGCCGATCCCGGGGTTCTATAAGGCGGGGTTTGCGGTCGATGACAATTGGGGCACGCGATGGATGGCGGGCACTGATCAAGCGACGCCGTCATCGCTCATCGTCGATCTTGGTGCCGACACGGAGATCGGGAGGACGGAGACGGTGTTCGAGCATGTGAGGAAGGTGTATCGATACAAGATCGAGAGCTTGTCGCAGGCCGATGCCGCGGACGTGAATGCGGCGAGCAAGTCCGACCGGTGGGCGATCTACGCCGATCGTAGTAACAACGCGCAGAAGCAGTCGCCGGTGGTGGACTCGAAGCGGGTGTCGGCGCGGTATCTGAGGATCACGATTCTTTCGGCGGATCTGCCAACGGCGAGGGAGAGCACGAGTCCGGGGCGGACGGATTATCTGGATCGGGTGAGCGTGGTGGAGTTCGGGGTGTTCGCGAAACCTTGA